The stretch of DNA ACCCTAATTGGTCAGTTTATAGGCGAGTCGATGTTATTGAGCTTTTTATCCTTTATATTATCCTTGGGAATCACTTACCTGGCTTTACCTTATCTTAATCATTTAACGGGCATCGTTATACCTATTGAGGCTTTAGCCAATCCCCTGATGTTGGCTATATTCATTTGCGTATTTCTTCTAACTGGTTTTTTGGCAGGGCTGTATCCAGCCATTTTGGCGAGTCGATTTAAAGCCATTGCGGTGCTCAAGGGGGTAGCGGCCAAACGGCAAACGCCGTGGAATGAATGGCTGCGCCGGGGACTTATTACGGTGCAATTTCTGGCGGCCATCGGATTTATGGCTGGGGCACTAACGGTATACCTGCAAATTCAGTATCTGCAGCATCAGCCCATGGGTTTTAATCAGTCGTTGGTGCTTAGTCTTCCCTTGAATAGTGGCAACAACCTCAATGCCGTCTTGCGCCCGGGCGACCCTACGTTGCGGCAACGGATGAATACATTTGATGAAAGTCTAATGAGCAATCCCAATATCAAGGCGGTAACACAGTGTTCGCAGCTTCCTGGTTTGGGCACGGTGGCGCGCAATATTTCGACGGATAGTGTACCCCTTTCAGCCAATTTAACCGCTAGCATCCTCGCGGTGGATTACGATTTTGCAGAAACCTTTGAACTCTCTTTATTAGCTGGTCGCGATTTTGATTCGGCTTATGGTATCGACCACATCAGCTCTTTCCTTATCAATGAAAAAGCAGTGTCGCTGTTAGCCTGGGAAAACCCACAAGCGGCCATTGGACAAAAGATGGAAGTAGGAGGAAAAGAAGGAATGGTTGTCGGCGTACTTAAGGATTTTCATTTTCAAAGTCTACACTCGGAAATTGCCCCACTCGTGCTGGAAGTCCGCCCCGGCGCATTTGGCTATTTTGCATTGCGCATCGAAAATGCTAAGGTAGCAGAGACCCTTGCTTTTCTGGAAAACAAATGGAAAGCCGCCTTTCCGGAAAAGGTTTTTGAATATACTTTTTTGGAAGAAACCTTAAACGATACTTACCAAGGAGAAAGAAAACTAGCCAGTATGATTGCTTATGCTGCTTTTCTCGCCATTTTCATTTCTTGTTTTGGACTATTTGGATTAGCCGCTATATTGACCCAACAGCGATTTAAAGAAATAGGTATTCGAAAAGTATTGGGGGCATCGGTGCCTCAACTTTTGCAATTGCTAGCAGGCGGTTTTCTCAAGCTGATTGGTGTGGCCATGTTGGTCGCTACGCCATTGACCTGGTATTTCCTGAAGGGCTGGTTAGCCGAATTTGCTTACCGGATTGAATTTCCGTGGTGGGTAACGATAGGGAGTGGTTTGGTAGTAATGCTGGTCGCTTTTTTAACGATAAGTGCACAATCCCTTCGCGCCGCCTTGTCCAATCCGGTGGATGCGATTAGGAATGAGTGAAGATAGAAGATGACTTATCCTGGATTTTGCCAGGGTATCAAAGCGTTTTTTTGGACGTGGAGATATTGGAGGGTTCAAGTTAGGTTTTTCTTCATTAACTCCACTCCTCCAATACCTCTACGTCCCCTAAAAAAGCATTGTATAAGGTTTTAAGGCTTTATGCCCTTCTTCATTGCCTTCTGCATCGGATTTAATTGTTCCTCCTGTTGGTGTTTTTTAAACACCTTGAATCGACTAGGCATTTCAATATCGGGCCAATTGTTATTGCTTTCGTCGATGTCGGCCGTTTCGCGGAAGGGGTCCAGGCGGATGCCTGTCGCCACCTTATCCTTGACAAACACCTTGGTGAATCCATTTTCATTTTTTCGCCAAATTTCGACGGGGATGCGTTCCACTTCGGTCGTTCCATCTTCGAAGGTCCATTCCAGGATTACCGGCATAACGAGCCCTCCTTTATTGCTGAACTTTAATTCGTAATAGTTCTTATCGCCGAACAATTCCTTTTTCTCCTCCGGAGAATAGGTTTCTGCATAGAGGTGAGTCGTCATGGTTTGAACCGAATCTTCCGTTTCCCATGGTTTATAGGTCGTGTAGAAATCCTGTAGCGCCTTATCTTCCTCTACGGGGAACTTCATACCAGATTCGCGATTGCGTATTTTGGAGATGTGATCAAATGGCTTCTCTTCTTTCATTGTGCGTGTTCGGGTCTGTTTTTCAGGGTCATTTTCCAAATCTGCTTTGTACCAGGTGACCTCATCCAATGAAATATCGACGGGATCAATGCTATAAAACCATCCGCGCCAGAACCAATCCAGGTCAACGCCGCTGGCATCTTCCATGGTGCGGAAAAAGTCAGCAGGCGTAGGGTGTTTGAAAGCCCAACGGCGGCAATATTCTTTGAAGGAATAGTCGAATAGTTCGCGGCCCATGATGGTTTCGCGTAGCATATTGAGGCCGGTTGCTGGTTTCATATAAGCATTGGCGCCAAATCCGATGATATTTTCGCTATTGGTCATGATCGGCTCCAATTGGTCCTTGGGGAGAGCCATGTAGGAGGCTGCCATGTGGGCTGGGCCGCGACGAGCAGGGTAGTTGTTGTCAAATTCTTGTTCGGTGAGGAATTGTACAAAGGTATTGATGCCTTCATCCATCCAACTCCATTGGCGTTCGTCGCTATTGATAATCATCGGGAAGTAGTTGTGCCCTACCTCATGGATGATAACGGAAATCGCTCCATTTTTAGCCCTTTCGGTGTAGGTGCCGTCTTCTTCAGCCCGACCATAATTGAAGCAGATCATGGGATATTCCATGCCATTGGAAGCTTCAACGGAGATTGCTACCGGATAAGGATAAGGAATAGAGTACTTAGAATAAGTCTTCAGGGTATGTGCGACGGCTTTGGTCGAGTAGCGGCTATAAATAGGATAGGATTCTTTGGGATAGTAACTCATACACATGGCTCTTTTGCCATCTTCATTAAAATGCGGCATGGCATCCCAAACAAATTTCCGACTGGCCGTCCAGGCAAAATCGCGAACGAAATCGGCCTTGTAAATCCATGTTTTTTTGGTCGTTGCTTTTTTGCTTTTGGCATTTTTAATGGCTTCATCCAAGGTGACGATTTCTATAGGTTCTGTTGCTGTTTTTGCCTCTTCCCAGCGTTGTAGCTGCGCAGGCGTAAGCAAGGTGCTGTAGTTCAAACATTCACCAGTAGAACCCACCACATAGTCGGAAGGAACCGTCATTTTAACCACATAATTACCAAAGGTGAGGGCAAACTCTCCCCGACCAGTAAACTGCTTGTTTTGCCAGCCGGTTACGTCATCATAGACACAAAGCCGAGGAAACCATTGTGAAATGGTGAAGATATAATTGTCCTCCTTTGGGAAATACTCATAGCCACCACGGCCACGGTCTGGTCCGTTGATACGGTCTACCAAAAAATAGGACCATTTGATGCGGAAGCTAAATTTTTCGCCAGGTTTGAGTACCTGCGGCAAATCCACCCGCATCATGGTTTTGTTAACGGTATATTTCAGTGCTTTCCCATTTTCATCACTCACTTCCTTGATTTTATGACCGTATTTATCCAATTCTTTCACTGCTTCTAGCTCTTGCAAGGAGCTTTCGTCCATGGTCGACTGAATTCGGCTGGGATCAAAATAGTGATTATCGGCATCGGGAGCATGTTGGTTTTCATCCAATTGCAACCAGATATAACGGAGGTTATTGGGTGATTGATTGTAATATGTAATGAGTTCATTACCTACCAGTTGTTGGGTCTCGGTGTTCAATTCGCATTCGATGTCGTAATCAGCCCTTTGTTGCCAGTATTCTGGCCCAGGAGCCCCATCGACGCTTCGGTAAGCATTGGGGCTAGGCAATTCCGTGCCTAGCTGTTCGAACTTGTTACCGTGATTGGACGTATTTTGGCCAATGGCCATCCCTGCCCAAAGGAGTAGGGCAAAGGTACCAATAGCATTATACAGGAGATGTGGCGATAGTTTTGTCATACTAGAGTGTTTTTGATAATGATTCAACAGAAGGAATCAAAGGTAGCTTATCCTTTTTTTTGAAAAGAAAAAAAATTGCTAAATCTGTTCTTCTACCAGAATTCTTAATGCATTAATTAGATAAATGTTCACTTATTTTATGGCAGTCCCTTGGACAAAACTAAAATTAAGAAAATGCCATGGCTGTCCTCTATTCCCTCTTCTATAGAATTTCCTTAACAATTACAACTTTGCCAGAGTGCTCTCCGATTTCTATTTGATAGGTAATTAAAGGAGATAAAGCACCTTCAGCCTCGGTGTTCCTGAACTTAATTTCGAATGTTATGTTTCCTTCTTTATTTCTTGAAATACAGGTCGATAAAAAAACAGAAAGAGGTGTGAAAAGAATCCCCGAATACCCAAAGTATTATCATCACCCCTGCGATAAAGTCTCTGCAATGGCCATTCGGGAAGCCTGCATGGCAGGTATAATGGCAGCGATAAAGCCAATGCCCAATGTGCCCAGTAGCAGTACCCATTCTTCGTTTAGAAATTGCCAACCGGAAAAGGAATACTGGTAGGAGTCTCTCATGAAACCGGCGATGATCTCCATGCCTCCATGGCTGATCAAAATACCAATAAGGTAACCTAGGACAGCCAGGACTATTCCTTCCAGGATGATAAGCCGGAAAAGCTTTCCTGGGCCGGCGCCCATGACGCGCATGAGGGCCAATTCGTATTTTCTTTCTTTTAGGGAAGAATATAAAGAAATGAAGATACTCAAAGCAGAGACGATAATGATAACGAGCGCCAATATGCGCAGTACGCGTTCGCCACTATCCATTTGAGCAAAAACACGGTTGATTTCGATGGCAGGCGTGGCGGCCTGCAGGTCGGTGTTTTCGTTGATACTGCGGCCCATGTTCAGCGCTTGGAAGTTGGTTCGGCCTTTGAATTGGATCAGGATAGCGGTGATATCTTTGTTCTCATCTTCTTCCAGGAGGGGTTTGGGTAGCTCGTCGTGGTGATGGGCTACTTCTTGGTGCTCGGCTTCGCCAGGTTCAGGTTGTACTTCCGTATGTTCGTGCGCTTCCTCAGTGTTGGTTTCTTCCTCGTGCTCATGCACCAGCCAAAAACTCTGAGGCGTGGTCAGGATCAGTTGGTCTACAACGGCGCCAGTAGGCTGTAAAATGCCAACGACCTTAAAGGCATGTGCGTCTGCATGCGACAAGTCTTCATTGTCATCAAAACCATGGGAACTTTGAAAAAGATCGCCGATGTTCAAATGGAGGTCCTGGGCGACCCTGGCGCCTAGGGTGACTTCGAAGTTCTTCGCCCACACCGCCCCACTGGCCAGCTCAGCCCCATAAAGGCTGAGCAAATCGGAGGTGGTCCCTACGATCCGATAGCCTTTATAGCTGTCGCCCATAGCCAAAGGGATAGCTTTTTCTATCAAGGGATGTTTAGGGTTTAAAAACGGGCGGGCCTCCTTGAGCGTTATATTGCCGGTCGGGGCATCGATATGATACATACTGCTCAGAATCAATTGTAGGGGACTACCTTTGGCTCCAACCACGAGATCAATCCCGGCCAGGTTTTTTTCAAAATTATCCTGGAGTTGTTTTTGCAGTAAAAAAAGCAGGGAAATCAATCCAACTCCGAGGGCAAATAGAAGGACACTTAAGCTGGTGTTTAAGGGCTTGTACCAAAGGTTTTTCCAACTAAGGTTCAGTAAATTCATATGCATGTTTTTGTAAACCTAAATATGAGTATAGGCCATCGGTGACCCTTTTAAGAGCATGTTTGGAGGTCACCCTTTGGGCCTAAAACTATCCCTTTTTCGCTGATACTTCGTTACTTTTTTCGTCCGTACCGAAGGGTATGAACTTCAAAAAGCGCCTAGTCTCAGCGAAAAAATGACACTTTTTGCCTCCAAAAGCGACCTCCAAACATGCTCTAAGGCTGGACGAGGCAGCTTGATGAAATAGGACTACCTCCGGTAGTTTAAAATTCGGAAAGCGGAATGTTTCTAAGCGTTCCAAGGTATAGCGTTTCCGACTTCCACTTCGTACTTCCGATTTTGTCCAAGCTTAGACGGGTACCTTAGGTCACCCCTGCTCAAAGATACATTTCCTTTCTAATTTAACGGTGAGGTTTGCGATGAAGGAGACCGCCATTAGCAGATTCGGCGTTAAAAAACAGTCTGAAACGAAAAGCCCGCACAAAAAACTGTTTGAGCTTCGAAGTAACCAGGCCTAGCTGTAAATAATTGACAATCAACAATATTTAAGTGGTTACCCAAACCCAATGGCGAGTTTCTTTTTGTGCAATGTAGTGGAAGACTGTTTTAGCCGACTTCGTCTGCCGAAGGACAATCTAAGGCGACTCCGTCGTCCGAAGGCCGAAGATGCGTCAGGCGGCGGTTTTGGCTCCACCTTTTCCCGCGAAAAGGTGGAAAAGCAAACTTTACAGCCAAGCATCCTGGTAAAACCCTGTCACCTAAGCCTATAAAAGACCACAAGTACGCAAACCTGACGTTAATTTAAGGTTTATCAGGACAATTACCCGATTAAATTTTTCCGATAGCGCCTACTTAAAGGTATCGTCCGTTCATCGAGCAAGCGGATGGTACAATCGCCATGAGATTTGGAATAAACGGCTTTAATAAAATTTAAATTGACGATCCAACTGCGGTGGGTCCGTCTAAAATATTGCGGGTCTAAGATTTCTTCGAGGTGTTGCAAGGTTTCTCTTAATAAATAGGTTTTGCCTTGAAAAAGGCAATCGGCATAATTGCTGTCTACCCCAAAAGCGGCGATTTCTGCGACGGGTAGAGGCAGATAGCTGCCATTTTTATTGACCCAGAGGTGTGTTTTGTAGGCGACAGGATTTGGAAAACCCGCTATTACCTTTTCCAAAGAACCGGCAGTCAATTCGGTTTGGTTTAGTGCCGCTATAAGTCGGTCTAAGGCTTGCTCGAATCGCGGAAAATCAAATGGTTTTAACAAATAATCCACGGCATGAACCTCAAAAGCCTGAATGGCAAATGCATCATATGCTGTTAAAAAAATAACAGGAGGCATTAATTCTATTCCGACCTCCCTGATTACTTCCATCCCCGTAAAATGGGGCATTTGGATGTCCAGTAGTATCCAATCATAGGAATTGTTTTTGATTTTTTGAATAGCTGAAAGCCCATTTTCTGCCTCTTCATAGGTAAAGGGAAGTCCATATTCATTCAACATTTTTAACACCCGTCTACGTGCAGGTGCTTCATCATCGACAATCAGGATATGATATACTTTTTTAGTCATTGATTGGAAATTGAATTTCAATTCGCAGGCCACCAGTTGCTTGATTACTAAAGGAAAATTGATGTTGATGATGATAAAGGCGTTCCAGACGGCTAAGGACCGTATTTAAGCCGATGCCGAATGGATTAGCAAGTCGTTCAGCAGAAATTCCTGGCCCTTTGTCTTCAACGACACAGATCAAGCGATCTGCTGTTTTTTCGATCGCAACAGTGGCATGGCAATGATTGTATTGCCCCATGCTGTATTGAATGGCGTTTTCTACGAGGGGCTGAAACAACAAGATGGGAATGGGGAGCTCCGCTACATCCGGAGCGATATTGAAATCTACCACTAATTTTTCTTCAAATCGACCTTTCATAATCTCGACATATTGTTTGGTCAAGGCAATTTCATCCTTTATGCTATGAAAGGAACGAGTTTCGGTATTCAATACCTTCCTGAAAAAATTCCCTAGATGTGTAATGAGCTGATCTGCTTTTTGGGGATCATCATATATTAGAGAGGATATGGTATTTAAGGTATTAAAGAAAAAATGAGGATTGAGTCGCATTTTTAAGGCCTCCAATTCAGCTTTCACCAATAACTGCTCCAACTCTGCCGCTTTAAGGGTTTCTTCTTTCCTTTTATAGTGCTCCATGATAAAGCGATAAACAATATAAATGAGCCAAAAAAAAGAAAATTGTTTGAAATATTCCATCAGGTAACGGTAGGGGAGATGGTTAAAACTGTTTCTGATAGAAAAATCCGCATACTGATATAAAGGAACGCGAAAGCTGTACATCAAACTGGTAAATACTACACCATAAACCAAACTTGCCAATAAATAGAATTGGGCGTTTGGAAAAAGGCGCTTAGTGTCCAACGGGAACCGGTGGAAAAAATAAAATAAAAAGGGCACTAGCATTAAGCCTACTAGTGCGCCTGTTCCTTCATTTATAAGGTATAGTGTCCATTGAATTGGATTTTCTTCCATGACATCTTCTGCGACAAGGATGCCAACATTGATGATGAAAATCAAGATACCTATCAAAATGGTAATGAAAATGGCCCGCCTTCGGTCCCTCAAATAGGGTAAATTTATTTTCAATGTTTTATTATTTATTGGACTTTTGACGCTTTGGAAAACCCTCCGTTTCCAGACTAGAAGTGGGAAGTCGGAAAAGTGGGAAAATTGCGACCCTGAGCCTTTCCGACTTCCGACTTCCGCCTTCAAAACAGCAAATGTCAAAAGTCCAATTATTTAGATCCCATTACAGAAAAAGCGATCAGGTAATCCCCTTTTTTGGAAAAAGGCACTTTACCATGGCCGCCTGCTGCTATCACAATGAATTGTTTTCCGTCAACTGAATAGGTCATAGGGGTGGCATTGCCGGTGGCTGGCAATTCATACTGCCATAACAACTCCCCCGTCTCCGTATTAAAAGCGCGGAAATAATGGTCAAAGGTAGCAGCGATAAAAGTCAAGCCACTGGCAGTCAGCAAGGTGCCACCCAGGTTGAGGCAACCCCAATTAAGGGCTTCCGGGTAAGTGCCAGGGTCCATCATGATGCCCAAGGGTTTTTCCCAAACCTTTTCTCCATTGTCCAGGTTGATACCAACTAAGGTTCCCCAAGGCGGTTTAGTCTGAATCCAAAATTGTCCTTTTTCACTATGGGCAAAGACATTTCTCGCCATAAAATAAGGCGTGCCTTCCATTGCTGTAACTTCTGGCTCCATCTCGTTGCCACTTTCCTTCCAGTCGCTAAAGACCTTTTCCTGTAAATCCAGCTGGTGTCGTGGAAATAAACCGATCACATGCGCCATATTGTTCGTATTGGTCACTAATATACGACGTTTAGGGTCAAAACTCATGCCACTCCAATTGATACCTCCAATGTTTCCGGGTGCAACCAGGGTTCCATGCCCGATATGAGGCGGGGTGAAGGTTCCTTCGTAACGCAATTGTTCAAAGCGCTGCCGGGCTTGTTCTTTTGCAGCTGGCGTAGGGCCCCAAATGTCATCTATGCTTAAATGGTGGAGCCCTAAAGGTTCCGGTTTTATCGGAAAAGGCTGGGTAAGTGCATTTTGTTCTCCTGGCACCTGGCTCTGGGG from Saprospiraceae bacterium encodes:
- a CDS encoding FtsX-like permease family protein gives rise to the protein MNLLNLSWKNLWYKPLNTSLSVLLFALGVGLISLLFLLQKQLQDNFEKNLAGIDLVVGAKGSPLQLILSSMYHIDAPTGNITLKEARPFLNPKHPLIEKAIPLAMGDSYKGYRIVGTTSDLLSLYGAELASGAVWAKNFEVTLGARVAQDLHLNIGDLFQSSHGFDDNEDLSHADAHAFKVVGILQPTGAVVDQLILTTPQSFWLVHEHEEETNTEEAHEHTEVQPEPGEAEHQEVAHHHDELPKPLLEEDENKDITAILIQFKGRTNFQALNMGRSINENTDLQAATPAIEINRVFAQMDSGERVLRILALVIIIVSALSIFISLYSSLKERKYELALMRVMGAGPGKLFRLIILEGIVLAVLGYLIGILISHGGMEIIAGFMRDSYQYSFSGWQFLNEEWVLLLGTLGIGFIAAIIPAMQASRMAIAETLSQG
- a CDS encoding M1 family metallopeptidase, translated to MTKLSPHLLYNAIGTFALLLWAGMAIGQNTSNHGNKFEQLGTELPSPNAYRSVDGAPGPEYWQQRADYDIECELNTETQQLVGNELITYYNQSPNNLRYIWLQLDENQHAPDADNHYFDPSRIQSTMDESSLQELEAVKELDKYGHKIKEVSDENGKALKYTVNKTMMRVDLPQVLKPGEKFSFRIKWSYFLVDRINGPDRGRGGYEYFPKEDNYIFTISQWFPRLCVYDDVTGWQNKQFTGRGEFALTFGNYVVKMTVPSDYVVGSTGECLNYSTLLTPAQLQRWEEAKTATEPIEIVTLDEAIKNAKSKKATTKKTWIYKADFVRDFAWTASRKFVWDAMPHFNEDGKRAMCMSYYPKESYPIYSRYSTKAVAHTLKTYSKYSIPYPYPVAISVEASNGMEYPMICFNYGRAEEDGTYTERAKNGAISVIIHEVGHNYFPMIINSDERQWSWMDEGINTFVQFLTEQEFDNNYPARRGPAHMAASYMALPKDQLEPIMTNSENIIGFGANAYMKPATGLNMLRETIMGRELFDYSFKEYCRRWAFKHPTPADFFRTMEDASGVDLDWFWRGWFYSIDPVDISLDEVTWYKADLENDPEKQTRTRTMKEEKPFDHISKIRNRESGMKFPVEEDKALQDFYTTYKPWETEDSVQTMTTHLYAETYSPEEKKELFGDKNYYELKFSNKGGLVMPVILEWTFEDGTTEVERIPVEIWRKNENGFTKVFVKDKVATGIRLDPFRETADIDESNNNWPDIEMPSRFKVFKKHQQEEQLNPMQKAMKKGIKP
- a CDS encoding LytTR family DNA-binding domain-containing protein, whose product is MTKKVYHILIVDDEAPARRRVLKMLNEYGLPFTYEEAENGLSAIQKIKNNSYDWILLDIQMPHFTGMEVIREVGIELMPPVIFLTAYDAFAIQAFEVHAVDYLLKPFDFPRFEQALDRLIAALNQTELTAGSLEKVIAGFPNPVAYKTHLWVNKNGSYLPLPVAEIAAFGVDSNYADCLFQGKTYLLRETLQHLEEILDPQYFRRTHRSWIVNLNFIKAVYSKSHGDCTIRLLDERTIPLSRRYRKNLIG
- a CDS encoding ABC transporter permease — encoded protein: MFQHQFKIAFRNLRKNASFSFINILGLSLGMACCFLIILYCWHEFNYDTFHKDGDRLYRMEYSMEKGGDKKTGRIPPAIAPALADYFPEMEAVSRFYPRELSIELPDLQQQFELEDVFFVDSSVVDVFQFDFLYGAPKQALHQPSAVVITDVTAMRLFGSTDVVGKALRLAGEDGFQVSGVVKAWPDNAHLAFTMLLPYETMIKVEPAHAREGTLSFIQNNWTATHSYTYVKLKPNQDPEKVTARLATFIQEKGDEGIRDRQSFSLLPLRDIHLYADRGGPKPLGNLNYLYLFLLVGLLTLLIACINFINLSTASSMTRAKEIGVRKVLGAQRTTLIGQFIGESMLLSFLSFILSLGITYLALPYLNHLTGIVIPIEALANPLMLAIFICVFLLTGFLAGLYPAILASRFKAIAVLKGVAAKRQTPWNEWLRRGLITVQFLAAIGFMAGALTVYLQIQYLQHQPMGFNQSLVLSLPLNSGNNLNAVLRPGDPTLRQRMNTFDESLMSNPNIKAVTQCSQLPGLGTVARNISTDSVPLSANLTASILAVDYDFAETFELSLLAGRDFDSAYGIDHISSFLINEKAVSLLAWENPQAAIGQKMEVGGKEGMVVGVLKDFHFQSLHSEIAPLVLEVRPGAFGYFALRIENAKVAETLAFLENKWKAAFPEKVFEYTFLEETLNDTYQGERKLASMIAYAAFLAIFISCFGLFGLAAILTQQRFKEIGIRKVLGASVPQLLQLLAGGFLKLIGVAMLVATPLTWYFLKGWLAEFAYRIEFPWWVTIGSGLVVMLVAFLTISAQSLRAALSNPVDAIRNE
- a CDS encoding histidine kinase, with product MKINLPYLRDRRRAIFITILIGILIFIINVGILVAEDVMEENPIQWTLYLINEGTGALVGLMLVPFLFYFFHRFPLDTKRLFPNAQFYLLASLVYGVVFTSLMYSFRVPLYQYADFSIRNSFNHLPYRYLMEYFKQFSFFWLIYIVYRFIMEHYKRKEETLKAAELEQLLVKAELEALKMRLNPHFFFNTLNTISSLIYDDPQKADQLITHLGNFFRKVLNTETRSFHSIKDEIALTKQYVEIMKGRFEEKLVVDFNIAPDVAELPIPILLFQPLVENAIQYSMGQYNHCHATVAIEKTADRLICVVEDKGPGISAERLANPFGIGLNTVLSRLERLYHHQHQFSFSNQATGGLRIEIQFPIND